Proteins encoded within one genomic window of Psilocybe cubensis strain MGC-MH-2018 chromosome 2, whole genome shotgun sequence:
- a CDS encoding E3 ubiquitin-protein ligase ptr1 translates to MKILPKSKKAIPPPPQVTELISNLLNASNEQLVQILKDVDAWKWPRSDLNAWVKVLNKFDDLMDQVIREYNVDKLQLDPFSPEKRDLLAEILRFERLLLENSTNRKTFNSYDRLNSLLSTSDLDILILALNLLLRPSQQYSAQPAVSHALSISTNRLQSLAKRWPHLREHGIGLVELAGDKPGEELEGVPPEAREVSFNFYRTDSSDGAEIEKPVEEVLETPATPRKPTAPSGPSPPSSAINIRLDESTIAAQPIMNVLASAIQAHSIPDSEIFELLCRIRTASSLSPGRKKEREKLVVIRLLAIAIFGHTHTESQATSALFLYEPDLIGHIAELLQVDRGVPTIVQTAAIAALDALARYKNKVQEVLTAVNAGVNHGILMALVRNMVAEVSNPESKLPHAFVEALLSFITYIASHASGGNMVVGAGLIPLLIQIMENRSPFRLPVISKTMQLVDNVLYSFTNAFTLFCAARGVDVLVDRIEYEIDFDINEYSSEFHPCALTGIGELPIQRIAILKHILRSMHRMMQSSGTAEGLRGLIDMSLLKSIKKIIEYRGLFGPNIFPLAINIMSTFVHNEPTSLAIIQEAGLPETFYNAIEIGIEPSIEVIQAIPNAIGALCLNDVGQALLSKRPSIIPGIFSIFTSEKHLKVLIDKENAVIIGTAVDELIRHHPSLKTPVFEALKSVLGRIEDFGMSYSPTPNIKQWYQLVPMAPTTSVDDDVTMQDDSLPEKLSGISPQKASEKTTEKATSLVNDDEIEEDESLKNHDNIVVSYIDVVGRFLEGFFQHPPHCKDFVTTTDGLERFGRLTGLPCLPYDFANSVASDSMVQVLRTMTEVATVETLVHLSDIVEASLKETKFFWDPIMESSKLLPFVDLAAGDASLANSQFRSLVTLHIRITLLSDVFATAGQAQGRAAIGLLQTLMEHTPLQVLTDLGCLHRASIWENITLNLGLNSKGIDLQLSAASSPLEGSPNQTNIELPPVPPLPGLLPLSHPSGARNGATASNGTHLGTDLTLGSGGKDNTNKQDGPRDWNASSLKHITQGLPNALAPFFQGKLEISYLNPDPLQKKQIKESSKIVADIMLKHLNINDFDNKAAQYNYYSVIFALFALLLIDERTVTNTLHTVELFAFYQSRGFDAIFTICSSLADRIEVITAIKEDSRSETEKKELLHAYSAMKVALHLIYPVVSSKPLFESGQTLLIVTRDKPETDPSYFEPHNFLVKLRSAALPLIRKLWEASWLIQAPLSVSRFVVRTVLELVNGEGEEIKSDSSMPDIGPTPVTITRPTGPDESRIQILTDMGFPRSAAERALARTHNNVNSATELLLSNPFPLPPDPVQETPAPAPAPAPAPVATENQDHSEIDNDAQSVETPTEENTPSPPPIPEIDEASLSTPGKSSEEWYKLLEEAREPLRASISRQSLLLIDEHLSLLFDLHITFTKSSKHQEQAVRDLVDDVKAFSAFALDVQEQPLANRCRLLALVLCEKPSSLDQDLRNVLMDHLLALLLSSVDPEHPPRWLAAHLLVTEALFTLSDEPRSINLPKEGEPILPENRSVGPPRTDARTIVFDFCLRLLAVDDLPADELLSVLRLFVLLTRDRDMAGQFVKRDGLIHLFKRLRVSPVSGGSSYVATILRHVVEDASIIQNVMQQSIKRYLTQPRVRIVDVTSFVRSCSAIALRDVDIFIDTTKSLCQLEQPYSSSPHIKLQNDSASIQKLPSTGQEQSSEMQVDAPSSLPSNIPQKSVESVVSLLVSELMTTVKVIQDAPIPASTTPVVAAKLDSTVAQQSQQIPDPQTSQTLVAPATSTTSGLSEGGTVAASPQIDIQDKHQYASFLMQCLTELLFSYDSCKIAFLSYSTKRRSPQTVKEPTNKFRNATLHFLLSDLVTYGTINSSSDSKQQRNRGMLCSWAMNVIGALCMDTSSAPDIKDVSTDLVYVRKFVLETISRAIKDVSSTSDNTESRYGRLLALADLCHRLLTARVNSNSRKHQEDIPTHLAKIMLEKNFVAILTTALSEVDLNYPNVRNLVAAILRPLEYLTKIAIKMSRSSTKTKEDIVKEDSVSADSESEDEDMEDDNREETPDLYRNSALGMYAGEMDDGQYDEDEDMDEDEDDQDVEMDYGEETGSEDTSASESEGEEDDLGHGEDGEVWTEGEDEDEEGLVENHDVDEEDEEHDGEEDDNDEEDAEDEDEEGMMWEDMEDDGDGLGLALDNADEAGHGVPIQVNHEEDEPEMASDEDEFALDHHHFHNDGIFSFGEAFVNSAARDLGGLFVHRRHRSAESQAFGRSRTAPAPETTTHPLLLDMSTASRSNNHQLRGFRHAQRIISNGPPNFLQTIDEMLGEGSIQVLQQIISREAGGGETFRIEVPAGTILHHSRRFLGSSRSERVPRPQGGRHGREFDPLGTLQRWAEEMKILHGDFVGERVVKLANHVTLALLPAAVEAIKAAKVREEEESKKKSEEAAKAEAEKVANSQQPSEQAPEKVLTPEQTPTDEAANRDANVTPAILHIPSQDESETQQPTTDLAMSDANPTDADTVMIDAHDLARPVSPAAPEIAAAIAVPPQEVVAGSSSEATNNPPERVTVMIHGSAVDITDTGIDPTFLEALPDDMREEVLNQHVRDQQASRVERPPDSQISSEFLDALPPEIRAEIIQQEAMERARRRTVEESARAPVREAAEIDPASFIASLDPTLRQAVLLDQDDGFIQSLPSHMIAEAGAYRDELHGGRSLASRIPARNVPGTTPIRKYTPQHDAILLLDRPSVAVLVRLLFFPQVLKKTLLFKVLVNICENAKTRIDLFNILLGILQDGTADLAAVDKSFAQMSVRNRDTKPQTPKAAGKQKATADHVAALALPPSQMETVPDLIAQRCLEALTYIVTTNELSSLFFLTEHDIPAGLRRTNLKKGKGKEKQNPQTHYPLVLLLNLLDRQNLLRTPAILESVVGLLATVTRPLTSLKDQTKSQESSLPSSSLQSISTAPAPESSTGTNTSAPAPSNQAADAPVVSTDSAPSAPDASGSTKPSDSVDDKALLPHPPQIPNSTLRLIVNILTIGECSGRTFQQSLALIQHLSYIPDSRDVIANELKAKAQEFGQTLYADLDELAVALQESQSNVMVSSVATKFSPASSTQAKLLRVLKTIDYMYTPKPPSSGSQSTTSVDDVEKVQAIYESFRFTPLWRRLGDCLSLISENAETAQVATVLLPLIEALMVVCKFVASKGSGNVLRAIRASTSPRSPATPKESMEDLFISFTDAHRKILNLMVRNNPSLMSGSFSLLVNNSRVLDFDNKRNYFNQQLHRKPHIREHYGTLQLNVRRARVFEDSFLYLQRKTGEQIKHGKLSVRFYDEEGVDAGGLTREWFQILARQMFNPNNALFQPCAADKLTYQPNKNSWVNPEHLSFFKFVGRVIGKAIYDGRLLDAYFARSLYRQLLGKPVDYKDVEWVDPEYYNSLCWILENDPTALDLTFSVEADEFGVNRIVPLKDGGEGIPVTQENKREFVQLSAQYRLYSSIKDQIESLSSGFYEIIPKDLITIFNEQELELLISGTPDIDVDEWRAATEYNGYTSSDPNIVWWWRALKSFNREERAKVLSFATGTSRVPLSGFLDLQGVQGVQKFSIHRAYGEPDRLPQAHTCFNQIDLPQYTSYEMLRQQLLMAIHEGGEGFAFS, encoded by the exons ATGAAGATCCTTCCTAAATCTAAGAAGGCGATACCTCCA CCGCCTCAAGTGACTGAACTTATCTCCAATCTTCTTAACGCTTCCAATGAACAATTAGTACAAATTTTGAAAGATGTGGATGCCTGGAAATGGCCCCGTTCTGATCTCAATGCCTGGGTGAAAGTACTTAACAAGTTCGACGACCTCATGGACCAAGTTATTCGCGAGTACAATGTGGACAAGCTACAGCTAGATCCATTCTCTCCGGAAAAGAGGGATCTTCTCGCTGAAATTCTTCGCTTCGAGAGACTCCTTCTGGAGAACTCCACGAATAGAAAGACGTTCAACTCCTACGAC AGATTGAACAGTCTATTATCTACCTCGGATCTTGACATCCTCATTTTGGCGTTGAACCTTTTGCTTCGACCTTCACAACAGTATTCCGCACAGCCTGCTGTTTCGCACGCGCTTAGCATTTCCACTAATAGGCTTCAATCTTTGGCAAAGCGATGGCCGCATCTACGCGAACACGGAATTGGACTCGTTGAATTGGCAGGAGACAAACCTGGCGAGGAATTGGAAGGTGTCCCACCGGAGGCCCGCGAAGTCAGTTTCAATTTTTACAGGACAGACTCCTCAGATGGAGCAGAAATTGAGAAGCCCGTTGAAGAAGTTTTGGAGACTCCAGCCACTCCACGTAAACCAACAGCACCTTCAGGACCGAGCCCTCCTTCCAGTGCCATCAATATTCGCCTGGACGAGTCAACCATTGCTGCACAGCCAATTATGAACGTCCTCGCGAGTGCCATTCAAGCGCACTCAATACCAGATAGCGAAATATTCGAATTGCTTTGCAGAATCCGAACGGCTTCTTCCTTGTCCCCGGGCAGGAAAAAGGAACGTGAAAAGTTGGTCGTCATACGTTTACTAGCCATCGCCATCTTTGGCCACACCCACACTGAATCCCAAGCGACATCGGCTTTGTTTCTTTATGAACCCGATCTCATTGGGCATATTGCTGAACTTCTTCAAGTCGATCGAGGAGTTCCTACAATCGTCCAAACCGCTGCAATCGCCGCATTGGATGCTCTCGCAAGGTACAAGAACAAAGTACAAGAAGTACTCACCGCTGTTAACGCGGGCGTCAATCATGGTATATTGATGGCACTTGTCCGCAATATGGTTGCGGAAGTGTCCAACCCCGAGTCCAAACTTCCTCACGCCTTTGTGGAAGCTCTGTTGTCATTCATAACATATATTGCGTCCCACGCTTCAGGTGGCAATATGGTTGTTGGTGCTGGCCTGATTCCCCTGTTAATCCAGATAATGGAAAACAGATCCCCCTTCAGACTCCCTGTCATCTCTAAAACGATGCAACTAGTTGATAATGTGCTCTATAGTTTCACGAACGCTTTCACCTTGTTTTGTGCAGCTCGCGGAGTTGATGTGCTTGTTGATAGGATTGAG TATGAAATCGATTTTGATATTAACGAGTACTCCAGTGAATTTCACCCCTGTGCTCTCACCGGTATAG GTGAACTTCCGATTCAACGTATAGCCATTTTAAAGCACATTCTCCGGTCTATGCATCGAATGATGCAATCTTCGGGGACTGCTGAAGGCTTACGTGGACTAATCGATATGTCCTTGCTCAAGTCTATCAAGAAGATCATTGAATATCGTGGGCTTTTTGGGCCCAACATTTTCCCACTTG CTATAAACATCATGTCAACCTTTGTTCACAACGAACCTACTTCACTAGCCATAATTCAAGAGGCCGGGCTACCTGAGACATTTTACAATGCCATTGAAATTGGAATAGAGCCGTCCATCGAA GTCATACAAGCTATTCCCAACGCAATCGGTGCGTTATGTCTCAATGACGTAGGGCAGGCGTTGTTGTCCAAACGACCAAGCATCATTCCGGGGATTTTCTCGATTTTCACATCTGAGAAGCATCTGAAAGTCTTGATTGACAAGGAAAACGCGGTAATAATTGGGACAGCTGTCGATGAATTGATTCGTCACCACCCTTCTCTGAAAACACCTGTTTTCGAGGCTCTGAAGTCTGTCCTGGGTCGCATTGAAGATTTCGGCATGTCTTACTCACCTACTCCCAACATTAAACAATGGTACCAATTGGTTCCAATGGCACCTACCACTTCtgtcgatgatgatgtcACAATGCAAGATGATAGCCTCCCAGAAAAGTTGTCAGGTATATCTCCCCAAAAAGCATCGGAAAAGACCACTGAGAAAGCAACTTCTCTGGTTAATGACGACGAGatagaggaagatgaaagcTTGAAGAATCATGACAACATCGTCGTATCTTACATCGATGTTGTTGGACGG TTTTTGGAAGGTTTCTTCCAACACCCTCCTCACTGCAAGGACTTTGTGACCACTACTGATGGGCTTGAACGCTTTGGACGTTTGACCGGACTACCCTGCCTACCTTACGACTTTGCAAATAGTGTAGCATCAGATTCCATGGTTCAAGTATTACGGACTATGACCGAAGTGGCGACAGTCGAAACTTTAGTTCACTTGTCCGACATTGTGGAGGCGTCTTTAAAGGAAACCAAATTTTTCTGGGACCCAATCATGGAATCTTCGAAACTGCTTCCCTTCGTTGATCTTGCTG CTGGGGACGCCTCACTCGCGAATAGTCAATTCAGAAGTTTGGTTACTCTCCACATTCGTATAACCTTGCTATCCGACGTCTTTGCCACCGCTGGTCAAGCCCAAGGCAGGGCAGCCATAGGACTACTCCAGACACTGATGGAGCACACTCCGTTGCAAGTGCTGACTGACCTTGGATGCCTCCACCGTGCTAGCATCTGGGAGAACATTACTCTCAACTTAGGGTTAAATTCGAAGGGAATCGATCTTCAACTTAGTGCTGCATCATCGCCCCTGGAAGGGTCACCCAATCAAACTAATATAGAGTTACCCCCTGTCCCACCTCTTCCTGGTCTACTTCCTCTTTCCCATCCTTCTGGTGCCAGAAATGGTGCAACGGCTTCAAATGGTACCCACCTGGGGACAGACCTTACCTTGGGATCGGGTGGCAAAGATAACACTAATAAGCAAGATGGCCCTAGAGACTGGAACGCATCTTCTCTGAAACATATCACTCAAGGCCTGCCGAATGCGCTGGCTCCGTTTTTCCAAGGCAAGTTGGAAATATCATATTT GAATCCAGATCCTTTGCAAAAGAAGCAAATCAAAGAATCATCAAAGATCGTTGCTGATATCATGTTGAAACACTTGAATATCAATGACTTTG ACAACAAGGCTGCTCAGTACAATTATTATAGTGTTATATTTGCACTGTTTGCTCTTCTACTCATTGATG AGCGCACAGTTACAAATACTCTTCATACAGTGGAGCTCTTTGCTTTCTATCAGTCTCGTGGATTTGATGCTATCTTTACTATCTGCTCGTCACTGGCTGATAGAATCGAGGTCATCACTGCAATCAAAGAGGATTCACGTTcagaaacagagaaaaaagagtTGTTGCATGCTTATAGTGCTATGAAGGTAGCCTTGCACCTCATATACCCTGTCGTTTCTTCGAAACCGCTCTTCGAGTCGGGACAGACCTTGCTCATAGTCACTCGTGACAAACCAGAGACTGACCCGAGCTATTTTGAACCTCACAATTTCCTTGTCAAATTACGATCCGCTGCTTTGCCGCTCATCCGCAAACTCTGGGAAGCCTCTTGGCTTATTCAGGCACCTCTTAGTGTAAGCAGGTTTGTAGTCCGGACAGTTCTTGAGTTGGTGAACGGTGAAGGCGAAGAAATTAAATCTGACTCGAGCATGCCTGACATTGGGCCTACTCCTGTGACTATCACTAGGCCAACAGGTCCAGATGAAAGTCGGATTCAAATATTAACTGACATGGGTTTCCCCCGCTCTGCTGCAGAGCGTGCTTTGGCAAGGACCCACAATAATGTCAATAGCGCGACCGAGCTACTCTTATCAAACCCCTTCCCTTTACCGCCTGATCCTGTTCAAGAAACTCCagccccagccccagccccagcccCCGCTCCCGTTGCTACAGAAAATCAAGACCATTCTGAAATTGACAATGATGCCCAATCTGTTGAGACCCCCACGGAAGAAAACACCCCATCACCACCCCCCATTCCTGAAATCGACGAAGCTAGCTTGAGCACGCCCGGTAAATCTTCGGAGGAGTGGTACAAATTATTAGAGGAGGCTCGTGAACCTTTACGGGCGAGTATCAGCAGACAATCATTGTTGCTCATCGATGAACACCTTTCTCTTCTGTTCGATCTTCACATTACATTCACAAAATCGAGCAAGCATCAAGAGCAGGCAGTTCGCGATCTTGTTGACGATGTTAAAGCCTTTTCAGCATTTGCTCTGGATGTTCAGGAACAACCCCTTGCTAATAGGTGTCGCCTTTTGGCTTTGGTTCTGTGCGAAAAACCTTCTTCATTAGACCAAGATCTGCGAAACGTCTTGATGGACCACCTTTTGGCGTTATTACTTTCAAGTGTCGATCCCGAACATCCTCCCCGATGGCTTGCTGCCCATTTACTGGTTACTGAGGCCCTTTTCACGCTCTCTGATGAACCTCGCTCAATCAATCTGCCAAAAGAAGGTGAACCCATCTTGCCAGAGAATAGATCTGTTGGCCCTCCACGAACGGATGCTCGGACAATTGTTTTCGACTTCTGTCTGCGTCTACTCGCTGTCGACGATTTACCAGCTGATGAATTATTATCTGTCTTACGATTATTCGTTCTATTGACTCGGGACAGAGACATGGCAGGTCAATTTGTGAAACGCGATGGGCTTATCCACCTATTCAAACGCCTCAGGGTGTCGCCTGTGAGTGGTGGCTCATCTTATGTTGCCACTATTTTGCGCCATGTTGTGGAAGATGCTTCCATTATCCAAAACGTTATGCAGCAGTCCATTAAGCGATATCTAACGCAACCCAGAGTTAGAATAGTCGATGTCACCAGTTTTGTAAGAAGTTGCAGCGCTATTGCACTCCGAGATGTTGATATCTTCATCGATACGACAAAGTCTCTCTGTCAACTTGAACAGCCATATTCGTCTTCGCCACACATAAAATTGCAGAACGACTCCGCATCTATTCAAAAGTTGCCATCAACGGGACAGGAACAGTCTTCAGAAATGCAAGTTGACGCCCCATCTAGTTTGCCATCTAATATTCCTCAAAAATCTGTGGAGAGTGTGGTTTCTTTATTAGTTAGCGAACTTATGACTACTGTCAAAGTCATCCAAGATGCGCCCATCCCAGCGTCAACGACACCCGTTGTTGCCGCTAAATTGGACTCAACAGTTGCACAGCAATCACAACAAATCCCAGATCCCCAAACCTCTCAGACATTAGTTGCCCCTGCAACGTCAACTACCTCTGGTCTATCGGAGGGTGGCACGGTGGCCGCATCTCCTCAAATTGATATCCAGGACAAACATCAATATGCATCGTTTTTGATGCAATGTTTGACTGAACTACTTTTCTCATACGATTCCTGCAAGATCGCATTCCTGTCATATTCCACCAAAAGGCGGTCACCCCAAACTGTCAAGGAACCCACCAATAAGTTTAGAAACGCAACCTTacatttccttctttctgATTTAGTGACGTATGGAACTATCAATTCTTCCTCTGACTCAAAGCAACAGCGCAATAGGGGCATGCTCTGCAGCTGGGCCATGAATGTCATCGGCGCATTATGCATGGATACCTCGTCGGCACCGGACATAAAAGATGTGTCAACAGATTTGGTTTATGTTCGGAAATTTGTATTGGAGACTATCAGTCGtgccatcaaggatgtttcatcgacatcggACAACACTGAATCTCGATATGGAAGATTGCTCGCACTGGCTGATCTATGCCATCGATTGCTAACTGCCCGTGTCAATTCCAATTCGCGGAAGCATCAAGAAGATATCCCGACACATTTGGCCAAAATAATGTTGGAGAAGAACTTCGTAGCTATTCTTACAACGGCCCTCTCGGAAGTCGACCTCAACTACCCTAACGTTCGCAATCTTGTTGCTGCCATTCTTCGTCCTCTTGAATATCT AACAAAAATTGCCATAAAAATGAGCAGGAGCTCTaccaaaaccaaagaagATATTGTGAAAGAAGACAGCGTCTCGGCGGACTCTGAAtcagaggatgaagatatGGAGGATGACAACCGGGAGGAAACTCCCGATTTGTACAGAAATTCAGCTCTCGGAATGTATGCTGGG GAAATGGATGATGGTCAAtacgacgaagatgaggatatggatgaagatgaagatgatcaGGACGTTGAAATGGACTATGGTGAAGAAACTGGCAGCGAGGACACATCAGCATCTGAATCGGAGGGTGAAGAGGATGATCTTGGACATGGGGAAGATGGAGAGGTCTGGACTGAAggggaagatgaagatgaagagggcCTCGTTGAGAatcatgatgttgatgaagaggacgaagaacACGACGGTGAAGAAGACGAtaacgacgaagaagatgctgaagatgaggacgaagaaggaATGATGTGGGAG GACATGGAAGATGATGGTGACGGATTGGGTTTGGCATTAGATAATGCCGATGAAGCGGGACATGGAG TTCCTATCCAAGTTAAtcatgaagaggatgagCCTGAAATGGCCtccgatgaagatgaatttgcacttgatcatcatcatttccaCAATGACGGGATATTCAGCTTTGGAGAGGCCTTCGTCAATTCGGCTGCCAGAGATCTTGGAGGTTTATTTGTTCACCGCCGACATCGCAGTGCAG AATCGCAAGCTTTTGGCCGTTCTAGAACTGCTCCTGCGCCAGAGACGACTACGCATCCTCTCTTACTTGACATGTCAACGGCCAGTCGCTCAAATAACCACCAACTCAGAGGATTCAGGCATGCGCAAAGAATCATTAGCAACGGCCCGCCAAATTTCCTTCAGACAATTGACGAAATGCTTGGAGAAGGATCAATTCAAGTATTGCAGCAAATCATATCTCGTGAAGCAGGAGGCGGTGAAACATTCCGAATCGAGGTCCCTGCTGGGACAATCCTGCATCATAGTAGGCGCTTCCTAGGCTCGAGTCGTAGTGAAAGGGTGCCTCGTCCCCAAGGAGGTCGGCACGGCCGTGAGTTTGACCCCCTCGGTACATTGCAGCGATGGGCGGAGGAGATGAAAATTCTTCATGGTGACTTTGTCGGAGAACGCGTGGTGAAATTAGCCAATCACGTTACGTTGGCATTGCTTCCCGCCGCAGTTGAGGCTATCAAGGCAGCTAAGGTgcgggaggaagaagagagtAAAAAGAAGTCTGAAGAAGCGGCCAAGGCTGAGGCAGAGAAAGTCGCAAACAGTCAGCAGCCGAGTGAACAAGCTCCAGAAAAGGTCTTGACGCCCGAGCAAACTCCAACAGATGAGGCTGCTAATAGAGATGCAAATGTAACACCTGCCATCTTACATATACCTTCCCAAGACGAATCAGAAACACAACAACCCACGACGGATTTGGCGATGTCAGATGCCAACCCAACAGATGCAGACACTGTTATGATTGACGCTCATGATTTGGCAAGGCCCGTCTCTCCTGCCGCACCAGAAATAGCCGCAGCCATAGCTGTTCCTCCGCAAGAAGTCGTTGCTGGATCATCGTCTGAGGCGACCAATAATCCACCAGAACGCGTAACTGTCATGATTCATGGAAGTGCAGTCGACATCACAGATACAGGAATCGATCCCACTTTCCTCGAGGCTCTTCCAGATGATATGCGAGAAGAGGTATTAAACCAACACGTTAGGGACCAACAGGCTTCACGAGTGGAGCGTCCCCCTGATTCCCAAATTAGTTCTGAATTTCTTGATGCTCTTCCTCCTGAAATACGTGCAGAGATTATCCAGCAGGAAGCCATGGAAAGAGCTAGACGTCGGACGGTTGAAGAGAGTGCTAGGGCTCCTGTCAGAGAAGCCGCCGAAATTGATCCTGCCAGTTTCATTGCCAGCCTGGATCCTACCCTTCGTCAAGCTGTTCTCTTAGACCAAGATGATGGTTTTATTCAATCGCTCCCATCTCATATGATCGCAGAAGCAGGAGCGTATCGAGACGAATTACACGGGGGCCGTTCCTTGGCTTCTCGTATACCTGCCCGCAACGTACCAGGTACAACTCCTATTCGTAAATATACACCCCAGCATGATGCCATCTTGCTCTTGGATCGTCCCAGTGTTGCAGTTTTGGTTCGCTTGTTGTTCTTCCCTCAGGTTCTGAAAAAAACCTTGCTCTTCAAAGTCCTTGTTAACATTTGCGAAAATGCCAAAACCAGGATAGATCTTTTCAATATATTGCTCGGAATCCTGCAAGACGGTACTGCAGATCTCGCCGCAGTCGACAAAAGTTTTGCCCAGATGTCGGTTCGCAATCGTGATACAAAACCTCAGACGCCTAAGGCTGCAGGAAAACAAAAGGCAACTGCTGATCATGTTGCTGCTCTGGCATTACCACCTTCGCAAATGGAAACAGTTCCGGATTTAATTGCGCAAAGATGTCTGGAGGCATTGACTTACATCGTCACAACCAATGAACTCTCTTCGTTATTTTTCCTCACCGAACATGACATCCCTGCAGGCCTTAGAAGAACGAACCTGAAGAAGGgtaaagggaaagagaaacaaaACCCACAAACTCATTATCCGCTTGTTTTACTCTTGAATCTTCTCGATCGTCAAAATCTTCTACGAACACCAGCTATTCTTGAATCGGTAGTTGGCTTACTCGCCACAGTCACCCGCCCGTTGACCAGCTTGAAGGACCAGACAAAATCGCAGGAATCAAGCttaccttcatcctccttacaatcaatatcaacagcTCCCGCCCCTGAATCCTCAACTGGAACCAACACATCTGCTCCGGCACCCTCCAATCAAGCTGCAGATGCTCCCGTGGTGTCAACAG ACTCTGCACCTTCTGCTCCCGACGCTTCTGGATCTACCAAACCTTCTGATTCTGTCGACGACAAGGCGTTATtgcctcatcctcctcagaTTCCCAATAGCACACTGCGACTCATCGTTAACATCTTGACAATCGGTGAATGTTCAGGTAGAACATTCCAGCAAAGTTTGGCCTTGATTCAACATCTGTCCTACATTCCTGACTCACGGGATGTCATTGCAAACGAGCTGAAGGCTAAAGCCCAAGAGTTTGGTCAAACATTATATGCTGATTTGGACGAATTAGCTGTTGCCCTGCAAGAATCTCAAAGCAATGTCATGGTGAGCTCGGTCGCCACCAAGTTCTCTCCGGCGTCTTCCACCCAGGCAAAACTTCTTCGTGTCTTGAAGACGATCGATTATATGTATACTCCAAAGCCACCATCTAGCGGAAGTCAATCAACAACATCTGTTGATGACGTTGAAAAAGTTCAGGCTATATACGAATCCTTCAGGTTTACTCCACTATGGCGCAGGCTAGGGGATTGTTTATCTCTCATAAGCGAGAATGCAGAAACCGCACAGGTTGCTACTGTTCTGCTTCCTCTCATCGAGGCCTTGATGGTGGTTTGCAAGTTCGTGGCCTCGAAAGGCTCAGGAAATGTTTTGCGGGCCATACGGGCGTCAACTTCTCCGAGATCCCCTGCTACTCCGAAAGAATCCATGGAAGACCTGTTTATCAGCTTCACGGATGCTCACCGCAAGATTCTGAACCTTATGGTCCGAAACAACCCATCTTTAATGAGTGGGTCTTTTTCACTTCTAGTGAACAATTCTCGTGTTTTGGACTTCGACAACAAGCGTAACTACTTTAATCAGCAACTACACAGGAAGCCTCATATTCGAGAACATTATGGTACTCTGCAATTGAACGTGCGTCGTGCTCGTGTTTTCGAAGATAGTTTCCTGTATCTTCAGCGCAAAACCGGCGAGCAAATCAAGCACGGGAAACTTAGTGTTCGATTTTATGATGAAGAGGGCGTCGACGCGGGTGGTCTGACCCGGGAGTGGTTCCAGATCTTGGCTCGTCAAATGTTTAATCCGAACAACGCTCTCTTCCAACCATGTGCAGCCGATAAATTGACTTACCAGCCTAATAAAAATTCATGGGTAAACCCTGAGCACCTGTCATTCTTCAAGTTCGTTGGTCGTGTCATTGGGAAAGCCATTTACGATGGGCGTTTGTTGGATGCATACTTTGCGCGAAGCTTGTATCGACAACTCCTCGGGAAGCCTGTCGACTACAAAGATGTCGAATGGGTGGATCCTGAATACTACAACTCGTTATGCTGGATCCTCGAGAACGATCCAACTGCTCTCGATCTCACTTTTAGCGTTGAAGCTGATGAG TTCGGTGTCAATCGCATCGTGCCTTTGAaagatggaggagagggaatTCCGGTCACGCAAGAAAACAAACGAGAATTTGTGCAGTTATCTGCTCAGTATCGCTTGTACTCATCTATCAAAGACCAGATTGAAAGCCTCTCGAGCGGGTTCTACGAGATTATCCCAAAAGATTTGATAACTATC TTTAATGAGCAAGAACTTGAACTTTTAATTTCTGGCACACCTGAtatcgatgtcgatgaatGGCGTGCCGCTACCGAATATAATGGATACACAAGCTCAGATCCTAACATCGTCTGGTGGTGGAGAGCTCTCAAATCTTTCAACCGAGAAGAACGTGCCAAGGTCCTTAGCTTCGCTACGGGCACTTCGAGAGTCCCACTTAGTGGCTTCCTGGATCTTCAAGGGGTACAAGGAGTCCAAAAATTCTCTATTCATCGTGCCTATGGCGAACCTGATCGACTTCCTCAAGCTCACACAT GCTTCAATCAAATCGACCTTCCCCAATACACATCTTACGAAATGTTGCGGCAACAATTATTGATGGCTATTCATGAGGGTGGTGAAGGATTTGCCTTCAGCTAA